A portion of the Oncorhynchus nerka isolate Pitt River linkage group LG27, Oner_Uvic_2.0, whole genome shotgun sequence genome contains these proteins:
- the LOC115111572 gene encoding fibroblast growth factor receptor 1-A-like isoform X5: MPQRSGWSSSHRVINSCSAPHRMLAVQSMLVVLAFLAQILPSQARPAIPDEVVPAPPVKIQAELYTLYPGDRLELKCSTESVNWTKDDTLVVDGEHTRLRDGQLEIEGVEPADSGLYTCVAFGNHSSYFSVNVTVDILASSEDEEEEDESSSEEAKLSSSQKLLPMAPQWAQPEKMEKKLHAVPASKTVKFRCQASGNPTPTLKWFKNGKEFKRDQRIGGFKVREHMWTIIMESVVPSDKGNYTCVVENQHGSINHTYQLDVVERSPHRPILQAGLPANNTAVVGSDVEFECKVFSDPQPHIQWLKHIEVNGSRVGPDGLPYVRVLKHSGVNSSDTQVLTLYNVTEEESGEYICKVSNYIGEANQSAWLTVIRHEAQAVPPSPPPNQTYLEVLIYCVGFFLIAVMVAVAIILKMRSSSKKSDFSSQLAVHKLAKSIPLRRQVSVDSSSSLHSGVMLVRPSRLSSSGSPMLSGVSEYELPQDPRWELPRDRLVLGKPLGEGCFGQVVMGEAVGMDKEKPNRITKVAVKMLKSDATEKDLSDLISEMEMMKIIGKHKNIINLLGACTQDGPLYVIVEYASKGNLREYLRARRPPGMEYCYNPDQVPIENMSIKDLVSCAYQVARGMEYLSSKKCIHRDLAARNVLVTEDNVMKIADFGLARDIHHIDYYKKTTNGRLPVKWMAPEALFDRIYTHQSDVWSFGVLLWEIFTLGGSPYPGVPVEELFKLLKEGHRMDKPSTCTHELYMMMRDCWHAVPSHRPTFKQLVEDLDRTLAMTSNQEYLELSVPLDQYSPSYPDTRSSTCSSGEDSVFSHDAGAEEPCLPKFPPHSNGVAIKKR; this comes from the exons ATGCCCCAGAGGTCCGGATGGAGTTCCAGTCACAGAGTAATCAACAGCTGTAGCGCACCCCACAGGATGTTGGCGGTGCAGAGTATGCTGGTGGTTCTGGCCTTTCTTGCCCAGATTTTACCCTCCCAGGCCCGGCCTGCCATCCCAGATGAAG TCGTCCCTGCACCACCTGTGAAAATCCAAGCGGAGCTTTATACCCTGTACCCTGGAGACCGACTGGAGCTGAAATGTAGCACTGAGTCAGTCAACTGGACCAAGGACGACACATTGGTGGTAGATGGGGAGCACACACGTTTACGAGACGGCCAACTGGAGATCGAGGGGGTGGAGCCGGCTGACTCGGGCCTGTACACCTGCGTCGCCTTTGGCAACCACAGCTCCTACTTCTCTGTCAATGTCACAG TTGATATCCTGGCATCCTctgaagatgaagaagaggaggatgagtcTTCCTCAGAGGAGGCAAAGCTGTCTAGCAGTCAAAAGCTTTTGC CAATGGCCCCTCAGTGGGCTCAGCCAGAGAAGATGGAAAAAAAGTTGCATGCTGTCCCAGCCAGTAAGACTGTCAAGTTCCGCTGCCAGGCCAGTGGGAACCCTACCCCAACACTCAAGTGGTTCAAGAACGGCAAGGAGTTCAAGAGGGATCAGCGCATCGGGGGCTTCAAG GTTCGAGAACACATGTGGACCATAATCATGGAGTCTGTAGTGCCATCCGACAAGGGAAACTACACCTGTGTAGTAGAAAACCAACATGGAAGCATTAACCACACTTACCAACTGGATGTTGTTG AGCGTTCCCCCCACAGACCCATACTGCAGGCGGGACTGCCAGCCAATAACACTGCGGTGGTGGGCAGTGATGTGGAGTTTGAGTGTAAGGTGTTCAGCGACCCCCAGCCTCACATCCAGTGGCTGAAGCACATCGAGGTCAATGGAAGCCGCGTGGGCCCTGATGGCTTACCCTACGTCCGTGTCCTCAAG CACTCTGGGGTTAATAGCTCGGACACTCAGGTGTTGACCCTCTACAATGTCACTGAGGAGGAGAGCGGGGAGTATATATGTAAAGTGTCCAATTATATAGGCGAGGCCAATCAGTCAGCCTGGCTGACCGTCATCAGGCATGAGGCCCAAG CAGTCCCCCCTTCTCCACCACCCAACCAAACCTACCTGGAAGTGCTGATCTACTGTGTGGGCTTCTTCCTCATTGCTGTCATGGTGGCCGTGGCCATCATCTTAAAGATGCGCAGCTCGTCCAAGAAGAGTGACTTCAGCAGTCAGCTGGCTGTCCACAAGCTGGCTAAAAGCATCCCCCTGCGCAGACAG GTGTCAGTGGACTCTAGCTCCTCCCTCCACTCCGGGGTGATGTTGGTGCGGCCCTCCCGCCTCTCATCCAGCGGCTCTCCTATGCTGTCTGGGGTCTCTGAGTACGAGTTGCCCCAGGATCCACGCTGGGAGCTGCCCAGAGACCG ACTGGTGCTGGGGAAACCCTTGGGAGAAGGCTGCTTTGGCCAGGTGGTGATgggagaggctgtagggatggACAAAGAGAAGCCAAACAGGATCACCAAAGTGGCCGTGAAGATGCTCAAAT CTGATGCTACAGAGAAAGACCTGTCAGATCTGATCTCCGAGATGGAGATGATGAAGATCATTGGGAAGCACAAGAACATCATTAACCTGCTGGGAGCCTGTACCCAGGATG GTCCTCTCTATGTTATTGTGGAGTATGCCTCCAAGGGAAACCTCCGGGAGTACCTGAGAGCTCGGCGTCCACCAGGCATGGAGTACTGCTACAACCCTGACCAGGTGCCCATAGAGAACATGTCTATCAAAGACCTGGTGTCCTGTGCCTACCAGGTGGCCCGTGGCATGGAGTACCTGTCCTCTAAGAAG TGTATCCACAGAGACCTGGCTGCACGCAATGTACTGGTGACTGAGGACAATGTGATGAAGATTGCAGACTTTGGCCTGGCCAGAGATATCCACCATATTGATTACTATAAGAAGACCACCAAT GGTCGTTTGCCAGTCAAGTGGATGGCCCCAGAAGCTCTATTTGACCGGATATACACGCACCAAAGTGATGT ATGGTCTTTCGGGGTGCTGCTGTGGGAGATCTTCACACTGGGGGGCTCGCCGTACCCGGGGGTTCCTGTGGAGGAATTGTTCAAGCTGCTGAAGGAGGGCCACCGCATGGACAAGCCCTCCACCTGCACCCATGAACT ATACATGATGATGAGGGACTGCTGGCATGCTGTTCCCTCTCACCGGCCCACGTTCAAACAGCTGGTGGA
- the LOC115111572 gene encoding fibroblast growth factor receptor 1-A-like isoform X2, with protein MPQRSGWSSSHRVINSCSAPHRMLAVQSMLVVLAFLAQILPSQARPAIPDEVVPAPPVKIQAELYTLYPGDRLELKCSTESVNWTKDDTLVVDGEHTRLRDGQLEIEGVEPADSGLYTCVAFGNHSSYFSVNVTVDILASSEDEEEEDESSSEEAKLSSSQKLLPMAPQWAQPEKMEKKLHAVPASKTVKFRCQASGNPTPTLKWFKNGKEFKRDQRIGGFKVREHMWTIIMESVVPSDKGNYTCVVENQHGSINHTYQLDVVERSPHRPILQAGLPANNTAVVGSDVEFECKVFSDPQPHIQWLKHIEVNGSRVGPDGLPYVRVLKTAGLNTTDKEMEILQLRNVSFDDAGEYTCLAGNSIGLSHHSAWLSVVKAVPPSPPPNQTYLEVLIYCVGFFLIAVMVAVAIILKMRSSSKKSDFSSQLAVHKLAKSIPLRRQVTVSVDSSSSLHSGVMLVRPSRLSSSGSPMLSGVSEYELPQDPRWELPRDRLVLGKPLGEGCFGQVVMGEAVGMDKEKPNRITKVAVKMLKSDATEKDLSDLISEMEMMKIIGKHKNIINLLGACTQDGPLYVIVEYASKGNLREYLRARRPPGMEYCYNPDQVPIENMSIKDLVSCAYQVARGMEYLSSKKVTSGSDSTYISTCIHRDLAARNVLVTEDNVMKIADFGLARDIHHIDYYKKTTNGRLPVKWMAPEALFDRIYTHQSDVWSFGVLLWEIFTLGGSPYPGVPVEELFKLLKEGHRMDKPSTCTHELYMMMRDCWHAVPSHRPTFKQLVEDLDRTLAMTSNQEYLELSVPLDQYSPSYPDTRSSTCSSGEDSVFSHDAGAEEPCLPKFPPHSNGVAIKKR; from the exons ATGCCCCAGAGGTCCGGATGGAGTTCCAGTCACAGAGTAATCAACAGCTGTAGCGCACCCCACAGGATGTTGGCGGTGCAGAGTATGCTGGTGGTTCTGGCCTTTCTTGCCCAGATTTTACCCTCCCAGGCCCGGCCTGCCATCCCAGATGAAG TCGTCCCTGCACCACCTGTGAAAATCCAAGCGGAGCTTTATACCCTGTACCCTGGAGACCGACTGGAGCTGAAATGTAGCACTGAGTCAGTCAACTGGACCAAGGACGACACATTGGTGGTAGATGGGGAGCACACACGTTTACGAGACGGCCAACTGGAGATCGAGGGGGTGGAGCCGGCTGACTCGGGCCTGTACACCTGCGTCGCCTTTGGCAACCACAGCTCCTACTTCTCTGTCAATGTCACAG TTGATATCCTGGCATCCTctgaagatgaagaagaggaggatgagtcTTCCTCAGAGGAGGCAAAGCTGTCTAGCAGTCAAAAGCTTTTGC CAATGGCCCCTCAGTGGGCTCAGCCAGAGAAGATGGAAAAAAAGTTGCATGCTGTCCCAGCCAGTAAGACTGTCAAGTTCCGCTGCCAGGCCAGTGGGAACCCTACCCCAACACTCAAGTGGTTCAAGAACGGCAAGGAGTTCAAGAGGGATCAGCGCATCGGGGGCTTCAAG GTTCGAGAACACATGTGGACCATAATCATGGAGTCTGTAGTGCCATCCGACAAGGGAAACTACACCTGTGTAGTAGAAAACCAACATGGAAGCATTAACCACACTTACCAACTGGATGTTGTTG AGCGTTCCCCCCACAGACCCATACTGCAGGCGGGACTGCCAGCCAATAACACTGCGGTGGTGGGCAGTGATGTGGAGTTTGAGTGTAAGGTGTTCAGCGACCCCCAGCCTCACATCCAGTGGCTGAAGCACATCGAGGTCAATGGAAGCCGCGTGGGCCCTGATGGCTTACCCTACGTCCGTGTCCTCAAG ACTGCTGGCCTTAACACCACGGACAAGGAAATGGAAATCCTCCAACTGAGGAATGTGTCTTTTGATGACGCTGGGGAGTATACCTGCTTGGCGGGCAATTCTATCGGGTTATCTCATCACTCTGCATGGTTGTCCGTTGTTAAAG CAGTCCCCCCTTCTCCACCACCCAACCAAACCTACCTGGAAGTGCTGATCTACTGTGTGGGCTTCTTCCTCATTGCTGTCATGGTGGCCGTGGCCATCATCTTAAAGATGCGCAGCTCGTCCAAGAAGAGTGACTTCAGCAGTCAGCTGGCTGTCCACAAGCTGGCTAAAAGCATCCCCCTGCGCAGACAGGTAACA GTGTCAGTGGACTCTAGCTCCTCCCTCCACTCCGGGGTGATGTTGGTGCGGCCCTCCCGCCTCTCATCCAGCGGCTCTCCTATGCTGTCTGGGGTCTCTGAGTACGAGTTGCCCCAGGATCCACGCTGGGAGCTGCCCAGAGACCG ACTGGTGCTGGGGAAACCCTTGGGAGAAGGCTGCTTTGGCCAGGTGGTGATgggagaggctgtagggatggACAAAGAGAAGCCAAACAGGATCACCAAAGTGGCCGTGAAGATGCTCAAAT CTGATGCTACAGAGAAAGACCTGTCAGATCTGATCTCCGAGATGGAGATGATGAAGATCATTGGGAAGCACAAGAACATCATTAACCTGCTGGGAGCCTGTACCCAGGATG GTCCTCTCTATGTTATTGTGGAGTATGCCTCCAAGGGAAACCTCCGGGAGTACCTGAGAGCTCGGCGTCCACCAGGCATGGAGTACTGCTACAACCCTGACCAGGTGCCCATAGAGAACATGTCTATCAAAGACCTGGTGTCCTGTGCCTACCAGGTGGCCCGTGGCATGGAGTACCTGTCCTCTAAGAAGGTAACATCAGGATCCGACTCTACGTACATCAGCACA TGTATCCACAGAGACCTGGCTGCACGCAATGTACTGGTGACTGAGGACAATGTGATGAAGATTGCAGACTTTGGCCTGGCCAGAGATATCCACCATATTGATTACTATAAGAAGACCACCAAT GGTCGTTTGCCAGTCAAGTGGATGGCCCCAGAAGCTCTATTTGACCGGATATACACGCACCAAAGTGATGT ATGGTCTTTCGGGGTGCTGCTGTGGGAGATCTTCACACTGGGGGGCTCGCCGTACCCGGGGGTTCCTGTGGAGGAATTGTTCAAGCTGCTGAAGGAGGGCCACCGCATGGACAAGCCCTCCACCTGCACCCATGAACT ATACATGATGATGAGGGACTGCTGGCATGCTGTTCCCTCTCACCGGCCCACGTTCAAACAGCTGGTGGA
- the LOC115111572 gene encoding fibroblast growth factor receptor 1-A-like isoform X1 — MPQRSGWSSSHRVINSCSAPHRMLAVQSMLVVLAFLAQILPSQARPAIPDEVVPAPPVKIQAELYTLYPGDRLELKCSTESVNWTKDDTLVVDGEHTRLRDGQLEIEGVEPADSGLYTCVAFGNHSSYFSVNVTVDILASSEDEEEEDESSSEEAKLSSSQKLLPMAPQWAQPEKMEKKLHAVPASKTVKFRCQASGNPTPTLKWFKNGKEFKRDQRIGGFKVREHMWTIIMESVVPSDKGNYTCVVENQHGSINHTYQLDVVERSPHRPILQAGLPANNTAVVGSDVEFECKVFSDPQPHIQWLKHIEVNGSRVGPDGLPYVRVLKHSGVNSSDTQVLTLYNVTEEESGEYICKVSNYIGEANQSAWLTVIRHEAQAVPPSPPPNQTYLEVLIYCVGFFLIAVMVAVAIILKMRSSSKKSDFSSQLAVHKLAKSIPLRRQVTVSVDSSSSLHSGVMLVRPSRLSSSGSPMLSGVSEYELPQDPRWELPRDRLVLGKPLGEGCFGQVVMGEAVGMDKEKPNRITKVAVKMLKSDATEKDLSDLISEMEMMKIIGKHKNIINLLGACTQDGPLYVIVEYASKGNLREYLRARRPPGMEYCYNPDQVPIENMSIKDLVSCAYQVARGMEYLSSKKVTSGSDSTYISTCIHRDLAARNVLVTEDNVMKIADFGLARDIHHIDYYKKTTNGRLPVKWMAPEALFDRIYTHQSDVWSFGVLLWEIFTLGGSPYPGVPVEELFKLLKEGHRMDKPSTCTHELYMMMRDCWHAVPSHRPTFKQLVEDLDRTLAMTSNQEYLELSVPLDQYSPSYPDTRSSTCSSGEDSVFSHDAGAEEPCLPKFPPHSNGVAIKKR; from the exons ATGCCCCAGAGGTCCGGATGGAGTTCCAGTCACAGAGTAATCAACAGCTGTAGCGCACCCCACAGGATGTTGGCGGTGCAGAGTATGCTGGTGGTTCTGGCCTTTCTTGCCCAGATTTTACCCTCCCAGGCCCGGCCTGCCATCCCAGATGAAG TCGTCCCTGCACCACCTGTGAAAATCCAAGCGGAGCTTTATACCCTGTACCCTGGAGACCGACTGGAGCTGAAATGTAGCACTGAGTCAGTCAACTGGACCAAGGACGACACATTGGTGGTAGATGGGGAGCACACACGTTTACGAGACGGCCAACTGGAGATCGAGGGGGTGGAGCCGGCTGACTCGGGCCTGTACACCTGCGTCGCCTTTGGCAACCACAGCTCCTACTTCTCTGTCAATGTCACAG TTGATATCCTGGCATCCTctgaagatgaagaagaggaggatgagtcTTCCTCAGAGGAGGCAAAGCTGTCTAGCAGTCAAAAGCTTTTGC CAATGGCCCCTCAGTGGGCTCAGCCAGAGAAGATGGAAAAAAAGTTGCATGCTGTCCCAGCCAGTAAGACTGTCAAGTTCCGCTGCCAGGCCAGTGGGAACCCTACCCCAACACTCAAGTGGTTCAAGAACGGCAAGGAGTTCAAGAGGGATCAGCGCATCGGGGGCTTCAAG GTTCGAGAACACATGTGGACCATAATCATGGAGTCTGTAGTGCCATCCGACAAGGGAAACTACACCTGTGTAGTAGAAAACCAACATGGAAGCATTAACCACACTTACCAACTGGATGTTGTTG AGCGTTCCCCCCACAGACCCATACTGCAGGCGGGACTGCCAGCCAATAACACTGCGGTGGTGGGCAGTGATGTGGAGTTTGAGTGTAAGGTGTTCAGCGACCCCCAGCCTCACATCCAGTGGCTGAAGCACATCGAGGTCAATGGAAGCCGCGTGGGCCCTGATGGCTTACCCTACGTCCGTGTCCTCAAG CACTCTGGGGTTAATAGCTCGGACACTCAGGTGTTGACCCTCTACAATGTCACTGAGGAGGAGAGCGGGGAGTATATATGTAAAGTGTCCAATTATATAGGCGAGGCCAATCAGTCAGCCTGGCTGACCGTCATCAGGCATGAGGCCCAAG CAGTCCCCCCTTCTCCACCACCCAACCAAACCTACCTGGAAGTGCTGATCTACTGTGTGGGCTTCTTCCTCATTGCTGTCATGGTGGCCGTGGCCATCATCTTAAAGATGCGCAGCTCGTCCAAGAAGAGTGACTTCAGCAGTCAGCTGGCTGTCCACAAGCTGGCTAAAAGCATCCCCCTGCGCAGACAGGTAACA GTGTCAGTGGACTCTAGCTCCTCCCTCCACTCCGGGGTGATGTTGGTGCGGCCCTCCCGCCTCTCATCCAGCGGCTCTCCTATGCTGTCTGGGGTCTCTGAGTACGAGTTGCCCCAGGATCCACGCTGGGAGCTGCCCAGAGACCG ACTGGTGCTGGGGAAACCCTTGGGAGAAGGCTGCTTTGGCCAGGTGGTGATgggagaggctgtagggatggACAAAGAGAAGCCAAACAGGATCACCAAAGTGGCCGTGAAGATGCTCAAAT CTGATGCTACAGAGAAAGACCTGTCAGATCTGATCTCCGAGATGGAGATGATGAAGATCATTGGGAAGCACAAGAACATCATTAACCTGCTGGGAGCCTGTACCCAGGATG GTCCTCTCTATGTTATTGTGGAGTATGCCTCCAAGGGAAACCTCCGGGAGTACCTGAGAGCTCGGCGTCCACCAGGCATGGAGTACTGCTACAACCCTGACCAGGTGCCCATAGAGAACATGTCTATCAAAGACCTGGTGTCCTGTGCCTACCAGGTGGCCCGTGGCATGGAGTACCTGTCCTCTAAGAAGGTAACATCAGGATCCGACTCTACGTACATCAGCACA TGTATCCACAGAGACCTGGCTGCACGCAATGTACTGGTGACTGAGGACAATGTGATGAAGATTGCAGACTTTGGCCTGGCCAGAGATATCCACCATATTGATTACTATAAGAAGACCACCAAT GGTCGTTTGCCAGTCAAGTGGATGGCCCCAGAAGCTCTATTTGACCGGATATACACGCACCAAAGTGATGT ATGGTCTTTCGGGGTGCTGCTGTGGGAGATCTTCACACTGGGGGGCTCGCCGTACCCGGGGGTTCCTGTGGAGGAATTGTTCAAGCTGCTGAAGGAGGGCCACCGCATGGACAAGCCCTCCACCTGCACCCATGAACT ATACATGATGATGAGGGACTGCTGGCATGCTGTTCCCTCTCACCGGCCCACGTTCAAACAGCTGGTGGA
- the LOC115111572 gene encoding fibroblast growth factor receptor 1-A-like isoform X6 → MPQRSGWSSSHRVINSCSAPHRMLAVQSMLVVLAFLAQILPSQARPAIPDEVVPAPPVKIQAELYTLYPGDRLELKCSTESVNWTKDDTLVVDGEHTRLRDGQLEIEGVEPADSGLYTCVAFGNHSSYFSVNVTVDILASSEDEEEEDESSSEEAKLSSSQKLLPMAPQWAQPEKMEKKLHAVPASKTVKFRCQASGNPTPTLKWFKNGKEFKRDQRIGGFKVREHMWTIIMESVVPSDKGNYTCVVENQHGSINHTYQLDVVERSPHRPILQAGLPANNTAVVGSDVEFECKVFSDPQPHIQWLKHIEVNGSRVGPDGLPYVRVLKTAGLNTTDKEMEILQLRNVSFDDAGEYTCLAGNSIGLSHHSAWLSVVKAVPPSPPPNQTYLEVLIYCVGFFLIAVMVAVAIILKMRSSSKKSDFSSQLAVHKLAKSIPLRRQVSVDSSSSLHSGVMLVRPSRLSSSGSPMLSGVSEYELPQDPRWELPRDRLVLGKPLGEGCFGQVVMGEAVGMDKEKPNRITKVAVKMLKSDATEKDLSDLISEMEMMKIIGKHKNIINLLGACTQDGPLYVIVEYASKGNLREYLRARRPPGMEYCYNPDQVPIENMSIKDLVSCAYQVARGMEYLSSKKCIHRDLAARNVLVTEDNVMKIADFGLARDIHHIDYYKKTTNGRLPVKWMAPEALFDRIYTHQSDVWSFGVLLWEIFTLGGSPYPGVPVEELFKLLKEGHRMDKPSTCTHELYMMMRDCWHAVPSHRPTFKQLVEDLDRTLAMTSNQEYLELSVPLDQYSPSYPDTRSSTCSSGEDSVFSHDAGAEEPCLPKFPPHSNGVAIKKR, encoded by the exons ATGCCCCAGAGGTCCGGATGGAGTTCCAGTCACAGAGTAATCAACAGCTGTAGCGCACCCCACAGGATGTTGGCGGTGCAGAGTATGCTGGTGGTTCTGGCCTTTCTTGCCCAGATTTTACCCTCCCAGGCCCGGCCTGCCATCCCAGATGAAG TCGTCCCTGCACCACCTGTGAAAATCCAAGCGGAGCTTTATACCCTGTACCCTGGAGACCGACTGGAGCTGAAATGTAGCACTGAGTCAGTCAACTGGACCAAGGACGACACATTGGTGGTAGATGGGGAGCACACACGTTTACGAGACGGCCAACTGGAGATCGAGGGGGTGGAGCCGGCTGACTCGGGCCTGTACACCTGCGTCGCCTTTGGCAACCACAGCTCCTACTTCTCTGTCAATGTCACAG TTGATATCCTGGCATCCTctgaagatgaagaagaggaggatgagtcTTCCTCAGAGGAGGCAAAGCTGTCTAGCAGTCAAAAGCTTTTGC CAATGGCCCCTCAGTGGGCTCAGCCAGAGAAGATGGAAAAAAAGTTGCATGCTGTCCCAGCCAGTAAGACTGTCAAGTTCCGCTGCCAGGCCAGTGGGAACCCTACCCCAACACTCAAGTGGTTCAAGAACGGCAAGGAGTTCAAGAGGGATCAGCGCATCGGGGGCTTCAAG GTTCGAGAACACATGTGGACCATAATCATGGAGTCTGTAGTGCCATCCGACAAGGGAAACTACACCTGTGTAGTAGAAAACCAACATGGAAGCATTAACCACACTTACCAACTGGATGTTGTTG AGCGTTCCCCCCACAGACCCATACTGCAGGCGGGACTGCCAGCCAATAACACTGCGGTGGTGGGCAGTGATGTGGAGTTTGAGTGTAAGGTGTTCAGCGACCCCCAGCCTCACATCCAGTGGCTGAAGCACATCGAGGTCAATGGAAGCCGCGTGGGCCCTGATGGCTTACCCTACGTCCGTGTCCTCAAG ACTGCTGGCCTTAACACCACGGACAAGGAAATGGAAATCCTCCAACTGAGGAATGTGTCTTTTGATGACGCTGGGGAGTATACCTGCTTGGCGGGCAATTCTATCGGGTTATCTCATCACTCTGCATGGTTGTCCGTTGTTAAAG CAGTCCCCCCTTCTCCACCACCCAACCAAACCTACCTGGAAGTGCTGATCTACTGTGTGGGCTTCTTCCTCATTGCTGTCATGGTGGCCGTGGCCATCATCTTAAAGATGCGCAGCTCGTCCAAGAAGAGTGACTTCAGCAGTCAGCTGGCTGTCCACAAGCTGGCTAAAAGCATCCCCCTGCGCAGACAG GTGTCAGTGGACTCTAGCTCCTCCCTCCACTCCGGGGTGATGTTGGTGCGGCCCTCCCGCCTCTCATCCAGCGGCTCTCCTATGCTGTCTGGGGTCTCTGAGTACGAGTTGCCCCAGGATCCACGCTGGGAGCTGCCCAGAGACCG ACTGGTGCTGGGGAAACCCTTGGGAGAAGGCTGCTTTGGCCAGGTGGTGATgggagaggctgtagggatggACAAAGAGAAGCCAAACAGGATCACCAAAGTGGCCGTGAAGATGCTCAAAT CTGATGCTACAGAGAAAGACCTGTCAGATCTGATCTCCGAGATGGAGATGATGAAGATCATTGGGAAGCACAAGAACATCATTAACCTGCTGGGAGCCTGTACCCAGGATG GTCCTCTCTATGTTATTGTGGAGTATGCCTCCAAGGGAAACCTCCGGGAGTACCTGAGAGCTCGGCGTCCACCAGGCATGGAGTACTGCTACAACCCTGACCAGGTGCCCATAGAGAACATGTCTATCAAAGACCTGGTGTCCTGTGCCTACCAGGTGGCCCGTGGCATGGAGTACCTGTCCTCTAAGAAG TGTATCCACAGAGACCTGGCTGCACGCAATGTACTGGTGACTGAGGACAATGTGATGAAGATTGCAGACTTTGGCCTGGCCAGAGATATCCACCATATTGATTACTATAAGAAGACCACCAAT GGTCGTTTGCCAGTCAAGTGGATGGCCCCAGAAGCTCTATTTGACCGGATATACACGCACCAAAGTGATGT ATGGTCTTTCGGGGTGCTGCTGTGGGAGATCTTCACACTGGGGGGCTCGCCGTACCCGGGGGTTCCTGTGGAGGAATTGTTCAAGCTGCTGAAGGAGGGCCACCGCATGGACAAGCCCTCCACCTGCACCCATGAACT ATACATGATGATGAGGGACTGCTGGCATGCTGTTCCCTCTCACCGGCCCACGTTCAAACAGCTGGTGGA